In Hahella sp. HNIBRBA332, the genomic window CACATAGTCCCACACCACCTCCGCCGCGTAATTGTGCATCTCCGCAGTGTCTGTGCCCAGATAGTCGCCGATGGCTTCGAAGTCGTTGAGGGTCAGCGTGCCGTCGATGTCGAAGAGCACAGTTTTACGGCCGGGCTGCACCACCGTCAGGTAGCCGGAGGCTTCCGTGTGATCGCCTTCCACCACCATGCGCACGACATAATCGCCTTCCGGCTTGTTGAGGTTGACGTAAATCTTGCCGTCGCCATTGGTGCGATGTTCTCCCAGATATTCCCAGCCAGACATGCCGGTACCGTAGACATAGACATGAATGTCCTCGTCCTCCAGGTCTTTATGGAACAGGGCGGAGTAGTCGAATTTTCCAACCATAGTGGCGGAATCTCCGGCTTTGACGATCTGGTCATGGACCATGTGAAACGGCTTGTTCAAGGAAGCGAGCAGGCGGTTGCCCCAATGGTGGAACGACTCTTGCGCCGGCTTTTGCAGACCGGGAGCATGCAGGACGCTGTCGTAATCAGGGCAATATTCAGCGTTAGCGGTGAGACTGAGTGAGGTGGCGAGCAATCCGCCAGCCAGAAAAGAGAGTTTATGCATGATTTTAGAGAGTCCTTTTTAATTATTGTTCAATGAGGCGTCCCCATTTATTTCCGTTCAGTAAACGGGGTGTGAACGCGGCCTTAATTTTTCACAGCAATATGAAAAACTGATTAAAGCCGTCGGGAAATTGTGCATGCTGAGAAAGCTGGGGAGAATCCCTAATAAAGACTATATACGGTGAGGATTTGGTTGTTTGGGTGCCATGGGGGTTTCAATTGCGTATTCTAATTCAACTGGGGCGGGACGCTTAGAAGTAGCCATGATGCGGATAACTGAATGTATACTTCACATAATCCATTGCCAGAGGCCCGATTAAGATCCAGGCTTCGCTAATCACCTCACCAGCTACTTACGGTTCATGATCACAATAGGCTCCATTTCCAGAGAAAAGGCGAGTGAGGATTTTCCGTTTCTCGCGCAACATTACCGCGGGCGGCGGAAGGCGATTAAGAACTTCACTCATCTGGCGCCGGATTACGTCTTCTGGATTTATCCGGATGGGGATTTATTCGACGCTAAAGACTCACACAAGAACAATACGCCGAAGGGCTTCCAACATATTTTGTTGGATGAGCCGGATTACAGCGGCTTTCTACGGGGGCGAGTCGCCAGCAATTATGGCCCGCAAATCATTGTGGTGTATTGCAGAGAGGAAGCTTTGGCGAGCGATCTGCTCAAGATTCGTCAGTTCCTCAATGGTGTGGCGCAGCTTCCCATCCCGCTGCAACAGAATACGTTAGTCGTGAGTGATAATGCGGATATTTATGGGACGCTGACTGATATTCGCCAACGCGCCAGTATCGTCGGATAACGCTAAACCGGCGCCGGGCCCTATTTTTCACTTCTTCGCCGCATACAACTGCGTCATCTCTTCTGCAATACTCGTCATTTTTTCCCGTAACTCAGGCGGTCCCAGCACTTCCAGCTCGGCGCCGAACCGTAACAAGTCCACGCAGGCCTGACGCAGGGCTCCGACAGGCAGTGTGGCTTTACGCCAGCCCTGGGCGTCCGGGGTTGGGTCCATTATGGTGGCGGCGCGCACATAGGGAGAGTTGAGCGCATCCATCATCCAGACGCCTTTTTCAGATAGGCGCACTTCGGCGACGTAGGTGTGCAGCTCTTCTTCCAGGCGGAGAGTATTGGCGCGCCAGTAACCGGCCAGATCGAATTCCACTGGGCGTTCAAAACGAGTTGTTGAGACGCTCAGATCCTGAATGCGGGAGATGCGATAGGTGCGGAGATCGCCCTCGACTTGCGCCACCAGATACCAGGAACCGCTTTTCAATACGACGCCAAGAGGCTCGGCGCGGCGTTGCTTTTCTCCTTTCCAACTCTGGTAGCGCATCTCGATCGTTCGCTGTTCCCAGACTGCCTGGGTGATGTCCCGGAGATGGGCCGGGTGCTCGGACTCTGCGAACCAGGCGGGGGCGTCCAGATGAAAGCGGGATTGCATGCGTGCCGCGCCGGAACGCATTTCCTGGGGCAGAGCCGCCAACAGTTTCGTCTGGGCGGCGGTGACGGCGGCGCCCAACCCCATATCGTTGGCCGGGCCGGATAAACCGGTCAGAAACAGCGCTTCTGCTTCTTGCGACGACAGCCCGTTGAGACGGGTGCGATAGCCGTCCAAAAGACGGTATCCGCCCTCGGCGCCACGCTCGCTATAAACAGGGATGCCCAATGCGCTCAGTGTTTCTATGTCGCGGTAAACCGTGCGCAGAGACACGCCGCACTCCTTCGCCAGCACTGGCGCGGTGGTCTGGTCTCGGGCTTGGAGGGTCATAAGGATGGTCAGGAGACGGCTGGCGCGCATAACAAACCTGCTGCAAATTTTTTATTTTAAACCTGACAAAAACTGACAGGTATGAGGTCGTATTATGCCACTGTGTTTATTTCCCAACCAAAAGGATATGCGTCATGGCTTCAGATTCGAAAATTGTGTTGTTTCACTGCCCCCAGACCCGTTCCACTGGCTCCATGGTATTGTTGGAGGAGTTAGAAGCGGATTATGAAGTGAAACTGATCAACATCCGCGATGGTGAAAATCGGCGGGATGAGTATTTACAGGTGAACCCTCTGGGTAAAGTTCCCGCGTTGCTGCACGGGGATGCGATGATCACGGAACAGGTGGCGATCTTTCTTTATCTGGCGGACTTGTTTCCACAGGCGGGTCTGGCGCCGGCGCTGAATGATCCATTGCGCGGACCTTATTTGCGCTGGATGGTTTACTACGCCAGTTGTTTTGAGCCGGCGGTTGTGGACAAAGCGCTGCAAAGAGACCCCGCGCCGCGGGACACCAGTCCTTATGCGGATTATGACATCATGTTGAACGCTGTCGTCGAGCGTCTCGCCAGTGGACCCTACATGCTGGGCGATAAGTTCTCGGCGGCGGACGTTTTGTGGGGAATGGCGTTTCACTGGTGTACTCAGTTTGGATTGGTTCCGCGCACGGAGGTCATCGACGCCTATATCAAACGCGTCACCAGCCGCCGCAGTTTCAGCGAGGTGCTGGCCAGAGACGTGGAGATCGCGGCGGAATTACAGGCGAAAACGGAAACTTCGACAGACTGATCTCCCTTCATATTTCTCATCCTATCGCCGCCTGCTGTGGGCGGCTTATGCGTATGGTTTTCCCTGTCCGCCGCTGGATAATACAGACTCCTACCGCCCATTTTGGGTATTCGCCGCGTAGTCATAGGAGTGAGTTGGCGACATGAAAAAAATCGAATATGGCGCAGGCGTTTTCGCCATTCAAGGGTTTCTAACGGCGCAAGAATGCGACGCCTATATTTCCGACAGTGAAGCAATGGGATACGACGAAGCGGAGATCCAAACCGCGCGTGGATCGCAGATGTACAAAGATATCCGTAACAATGATCGCGTTATTTTTGATGACGCCGTCATGGCGGATAATATCTTCAAACGAATCAAAGCCATGCTGCCGCAGGAGTTGGATGGCTGGGAACTGGTCGGCTTGAATGAACGACTGCGTTTCTATCGCTATGAACCCGGCCAGTACTTCAAATGGCATCGCGACGGCTCATACGCCCGCAGCGAAAAAGAAGCGAGCCTGCTGTCATTCCTGATCTTTCTGAATGAGGATTATGAAGGGGGTGAGATCGCCTTCCGCTGGGACAAAATCAAACCCGAAAAAGGCTCCGTGATAGTATTTCCCCATGCCACAATGCATCAAGGCTCCACTATCTCAAGCGGCGTTAAATATGTGCTGCGCACGGATGTGATGTATCGGGAGATGGCGTAGTCTTTTTATTCTCTAAATCTGTGTGGTATTCAGATGGAAGATCTATTAGTCCTACTCCTTAGACTGCTGGGCGTCATTGCGCAAGGCGTGTTCTATTTCGTGATGGAGTTTCTGATCAAAGGCCCGGGATATCTGATCCATCGACTATTCGCCGGTAAACATGCCGACCCGGAAGGATTATTTGCGTTTGTGTTTGGGATATTGTTCTGGATCGTGGTGGGGTTTGCTTGCTATTTCGTCTACAAGGCATTTTTCAGTTAACTATTGAATTAATAGTTCATTCTGTCCGCTACTGCCTTTTTATCTCGTGCTCTTCGGGAAAATAATCGTGCTGTATAAAGTAAGCTTAAAACCTGACGCTTCTAAGAATTTTGATGTGGCGGAAGCTAGAGAGCTTCTCGAAAGCTATCTCGCGGCTATGCTGAAAAATGGTCAAATATTCGAGGATTCTAATATTGCCTTTCATAATGGAGCTTTGAATGCGTACGTTAATCTCCAGGGTTCGCAAGCCATGTTGCTCAAACATCATAGCCAGTTTGGGCTGGATTGTTTGAGTAAGATAGACGCGTTTTTCAATTCTTCTCCACACTGGGAGTGTTTGGATGATGTGCTGGAAGAAGAATTTGATTGGCGTACTTCTTCGTCGTTGATTCTAGCCACTGATATGTTTGCTGAAGGGGCTTCTCTGCGGAGAGAAGGGGATGGCAAAGGGATTCCGCTTTATCACCTTCCTGTGTCTGATGAAGTCAGGGAAAATATTTACCGTTGGAACTTGTCGTATCAAGCCCATGATCGGCTCTGGATAGATAGCGGCTCTCTTGAAATACCTGCTTACAAGGAGATTGCGGAGGTTAATAGCGAATTGTCCGAGATGGGACGGGAATACTGCCGACTAATAGAGCAGGCGACTAATCTACCCACCTATTATTTTCTGTATCGTTATTGGGGGCGTGGTCAGGATGAAGAGCATCGTAAATGCCCGGGCTGCGGTGGCCGTTGGCGTACTTCAGAGCCGCTTGATGGAAGAAGCGAATACTGGCTTTTCCCATTCAAATGTGCCCCTTGCCGTCTTGTTTCCGACGCAGGCGTCGAGATGGATGACGACGACCACGCGCTCATTGGAGAGTGGACAGGCCCGTAGTTATTAGTAGCGCTAAAGTGCTGGTAAGGAAAGAGTCTTGATTCTACATAAAGTAACCTTTGGTTCGCTGGTTAATGATGATAAAGATGAGGCGCTGGAGCTGGCGTTCAACTTTCTCTCTACGCTTGCGCATAATGGGCAGGTGAATGTAGACGATTATGTTTGCGCAGTTCAGCAGGGGCTTGTTTGCGCATATGTTAATACGCTTGGACCCAGCGCCACGGAGCTGAGGTTTTATAACCGTTATGGTTTGAGTTCATTGGAAGGGCTTAAACGGTATTTCGGCGGTGAACCGGTTTGGGAAAAGTTGGAGGATAACGCGGCGAAGAAAGAAGCCTCGTGGAAAGGCGCGCCATTCCTGTACTTGCATACGCTCGACAATGGCGGCGAGTCGCCATTATATCGTGGGGACAATGGAGAAAATATCTCCCTGTATACCGTTCCTTGCGACGCGGATGAGCGTGAGCAGGCTTATTTCTGGCAACGGGATTACCGCCAGTGTGACTCGATTTGGATGAGATCTGCGGTGCTTGAGTCAGAAACCTACAAGGAACTTGCCGACGCCAATAGTGCGCTGACTTTGGCTGGGAAGGAAGTGAGCCGGATCATTGAAGCCGCCACTGGCGTACCTACATACTATTTTCTCTTTCGGTATTGGGGCCGACGTAAAAATGAGGAAAAACGCAGGTGTCCAGGGTGTGGTGGAGATTGGCGGACAGGTCATTCTATAGAGAGGAGCAGCGACCTCTGGTTATTCCCCTACCAATGCGAACCCTGCAGGCTGGTCGCCAGTCACGCACTGGCGGATGACGACGAACGCCGCGCTTCCATTGGCGAATGGAAAGACGGTAAGTAGTTGTTTGGCGTGTGTTTCCGCATTTATTTGTATCTTGGGATTGATGGTCTATTCTGGTTATTTTGTAAGGCTGCTCGTTAGGAGCGGCGCGGACTGAATCTTTGGAGTGGGAAATGCGGAAGTTGGCGGTGGTTTTCTTATTGTTGTCCGGGATGGCTGAAGCGGGTATCTACAAGTGTACGGATGCGTCGGGCAATATGACGTTTTCAGATCGTCCCTGCCCGGGGCAGAAGCAGGAGCAAATCAAAAAGGATGCGGCGCCCGTTGCTACGGATGATGAAGGATCGGCGTCCGGGGAAGCATTGGGGTCTGATTTCTGTTCTAAATCCATTGGCAACGGCAAGGACTGGCTGTCGAGCATGCGAGACGTCGCCAGGAAAAACCTGAACTCCGGCCACATGACGCAGGCGCAATACGATCAGGGCATGCCTGAGCTGAAACGCATCGAGGGCAAGCTGACCCAGCGCGAGTGTTCGCAGGCGAAAGGCAAGCAACGCCAGTTCTTCGAGTGTCTCAATGACGCGTCCAATCACCTTGCCCAGTGTATGAGCACGTATCGGCCCTATTAATCCCCTCAGAAACAGTCGGGCGTTACACCACAAATTCAGACACCTGCCGCCGCAAATCCGACACGGACTGCTGAATGCTGGCTCCGGCCTGGGCGGATTCGGCGGCGGATTGCTGGGTGCGCTCCGACGCATCGGCGATATTGACGATATTGCGGTTGATCTCCTCCGCGACGCCGCTTTGTTCTTCCGCCATGGAAGCGATTTCGGTGGCGCGATCGTACAGACCGATTACCAACTGGTTGATGTTCTCCAGGCTGCTGTCAGACTCGGTGAACGCTTCGCTGGAGCGTTTGGCCCGTTCTGAGGCGGCGCTGATGGAGCGCACCGCGCTCTGACTGCCGCTTTGCAGGCTGTCTATACGATTTTGAATCTCTGTGGTGGATTGCTGGGTTTTATTGGCGAGGGTGCGTACTTCATCCGCCACCACCGCGAAACCGCGTCCGCTGTCTCCCGCCCGTGCGGCCTCGATGGCGGCGTTAAGCGCGAGCAGGTTGGTCTGTTCGGCGATGGTGCGGATCACCAGCAATACGGAGCCGATCTCTTTACTGTGGGAGTCGAGTTGATTGACGACTTCTTCCGCATTGCTCATCTCCGATTGCAGTGAGTGCAGCATATTGCGCAGGTTGTGCGAAATGGAGCCGGATTTTTTAGTTTCTGACTTGATGTGATCGACATCGTTGGCCACCAGTTGCACATGCTCCGCCACATGATGAATGCTGCTGGACATTTCTGAGATAGCGGATGAGATCTGCTCGATTTCCTGCTTCTGATGCGCCACCGCTTCATCGGCTTGCTGGGTGTTCTGCTTCAACTCATCGGATTGTGACGAAGCCAGTTCAGCGGATTTATTCACGTTCAACACGATTTTCTGTATCCGCTCGATAAAGACGTTGAGGCCTTTGCCCACGTCGGCGATTTCGTCATTGCCCTGAATTCTCACCCGTTGCGTCAGGTCCGCCTCACCCTCGGCGATGTTCCAGATGGCTTTGCTTAGCACATCCACCTTTAATACCACCCGCACGCCAAGCACCAGGGATATCAGCACCACCAGGATTATTCCCGCTGCAAGAGAAGCGGTGGTCAGACTGCCGATTAAAGACTCCGCCCCTTCGCGAATCTGCAGGACGGCGGAAGAGATGGATTCGTCTGTTTGCGTTTCGGTGTTTTTCAGCGACAGCCGCAGCGCCTCCGACACTCGTGACAATTCACTGCCGAGCACATTGGCCACCGCCACCTTGCTCTGATTGGTAAGATCCGCGAACTGGCCTTTCAAGCGCTCCATCTGGCCATCAATGCGGGAAGTGCTGACGCCCACCACGAACTGGCCGATCACAGCGCCCTGGGGCGCGATATCCGTACGAATGACGACGATACCGGGGTCTTTCTCCGCCGCATCAATCACCTTGGCCAGCGAGCCTTTGCCTTCGCCCTGTTTGATCAGCTCCTGGACTTTCTCATCGGTGCGGTCGACATAGCGGGTCAACTGCTCGGGCTCCTGGCCGAAAAAGCCATAAAAGCCGGCAAACACGATGGAGTCGCTGTTGTCCACTAACTGCGCCAGACGCGTCAATTCCGGGGTGTCCCGATCCCAGATAGCGGGCGGGGCGATAGCGGCGACGATGCCGGTGAGGTTTTTAACCCCCTCATCCAGGGTCTGTCGCAGATTTTGGGCGATATCCTTGCGCTGAGTCTCCAGCTGCGCGCCCAGTTGGGTCTGTAGCTGCTGCTGGGCGCTGTTGGACATGGTCTGTAATTGCGTGGCGACGGCGCTTTCCGCCGCGTTCAGTTCAGTGCTGACCTTTTGGCGGCTGTCGCGCAGACCGGATTCGACCTCTTTGACCAGACTGTTTAATTGAAATTGGCCGAGCAGAATATTGGCGACAATCTGCAACGCCACCGCGACGCACAACACGATAAGCACCGGCCGCAACAGCCGGGTGGTGAAAAAACGCAGCAATTTAGGCATAGACATCCCCAGAAAGTACTGACAAACGGCGCAAAGCCCCCTTGCGCCCTGACGGGAGAGAAGGGGGCTTTTGTCAAAAACCTTCTTTAAGAATAGTCTATCCCACTGTTTTGGCTAAAAATAATGCTAAGGATTGGTGGCCTGGGTCGTTAAGCCTTACTGGGGCGCACCGCATCGTCACCGTAGATGCCAGTGAAAACCGCGCCGTCGTCTTCGCTCCAGCCCCGATACATGCCTTCCGTATTAAAGTTCAACACTACTGCGCCGGTATGATCGATGGCGATGAGTCCGCCTTCGCCGCCTCTGGGCTGCAACTCTTCGAACAACACCTGCCGCGCGCACTGCTGCAGCGATTCGCCAAGATAGCGATAACGGGCGCAAACCTCATGGGCCACGACATGGCGAATAAAGTATTCCCCATGCCCGGTGGTGGACACGGCGCAACTGCGATTGTCGGCGTAAGCGCCGCAGCCGATCAGCGGAGAGTCGCCGACGCGGCCGTACTTTTTATTGGTCATGCCGCCGGTGGAGGTGGCGGCGGCCAGGTTGCCAGCCTGATCAAAGGCGACGGCGCCCACAGTACCGAATTTATAATCCTCTGCGCCTGGCTCCAGGCTGGGCTTCGCTTTATCCTGGGCCTGACGCCACTGGCTATGGCGCATGGGCGTGCCGAACCAGGAGTTTTCCACCTGGGGCAATCCCATCGCCTTGGCGAAACGGTCAGCGCCTTCGCCCGCCAACAGGACATGTTTGGACTTATTCATGACCGCGCGAGCGACTGACACAGGATTTGGGCTGTTGCGGATGCCCGCCACGGCGCCGGCTTTCAATGTTGCGCCATCCATGATGGAAGCGTCCAGCTCATGGTCGCCGTCGTAGTTGTAGACGGAGCCTTTACCGGCGTTGAACCACTCGCTGTTCTCCAACTCGCGCACCGCCGCTTCGACGGCGTCCAGGCTGGTTCCTCCCTGGGCTAATATCTGTTTGCCCGCTATGACCGCCTGCCGCAGGGCGGCGTGTACTTCGTTCTCCTGGTCCTCTGTGAGCATTCCTTTGGACAAGGTCCCCGCTCCTCCATGAATGGCGATCGCGTATCGATTCGGCTGCGTCATAAAAGTTTCCTGGTTTTCTTGATGAAATACTGCTGGCGCCTGGGGTTTTCCCCAGTTATCGCCCTGGGCAGGGCTTGTTTAACTGGAGCGTTTTAACAGCAGATCAATATTCCAATTTTCCAGTCAGGGGATCAATCATCATGTTAAACGTTTGCCGGTCGACGCTATTTATCCATGTTTGGCGCAGCATGCCGACCATGGCGCTGGCTATCATCGCCGTCTCTGTGTTGACGTCGTCGCCTGCGCGCGCCGCCGACGGATTGGCGGATGTCTATCAACATATCGAGGCCATGCGGATCAGTCGTGAGCTCTGTAACGAGGCGAAGCTGTCTGTGGTGAGCGAAGCGACTTTTCAACAGTGGGCGGAACGCAATCAGGTTGCGCAAGTGGAGGCCATGGTGCGTCGTCGCGCTGAGGACAACCCGAAAGTGGGTGATTTGCTGGAGTCCGCCAGACTCAAAATGCGCCGCTCCCTGGAAAGTAAGATGCCGCAGATATGTAAGGCGATGGCGGGCGCAATCGACAGCGATGAGTTCAATCCGGTCCGCAGTAATCCTGAGTTTTATCGGACGCTGAAGTCTTCCCCGGAGCATGCCGACGCGTCAAAGACGGCTCCCAGTTCATCCAAGAACAAAGGGGAGAAACCTTCGGTGAAGGTGTCCCTTATTTCCGCTGATATGGATAAGTACCTAAAAAAGGGCGGCGGCCCGGATTGGGATGAGGTGGAGAAGGTGGTGCTGATCTCCTCGTCAAACGGTTTCAGCCTGATATTCAAACCTCAGCTTCTATTCAGTAACGGCGATCTGTATCGTGATTTCGATCTGGCGTTGGAAGACCTGGATGTGGACGCTTCCCGGCGCGCCCGGCCCAAAGCCTGGGGGAGCTGGAAGGAGCAAGGCGACACTTATGTTTTCAATATTCCCGGAGACGCTCCTTGGGAGGTTCCCCAAGTTTACCCGGTATGGCCAGCGGATAAGGGCGCGAAACTGGATGGAACCTGGAAAGCCGGTTCAACCATGATCATGCCCAGCGCCGAATTGGGTATGATGGATGTCATCGCCTCAGCGCAAACCATCACTTTCACCCGCTCTGGCCGCTTCGAGTTGAACAGATCGTCCGGCGGCTCCGTGGCGTCTGCAGGCGCGGGCGTTTCCACTTACGCCAACGCTGGGGCCGCCGGAAAATATCGCCTGAGCGAATACGCGCTCACCCTGCAGTTTGATGATGGGCGCACCGAGCGCGTCAGCTTTTACTATTTCGACAGCAAGGGACGGAAATCATCCACCGTGGTGGGCATCGCTGGCGTCACCTTTATCAAACAGGATGATTAGTTATTCGTCAGCGCCATTTGTTCAATGACGGATTCAAGGGAAAAGTTGTAGGCGGAAATAGCTGGGTTCAAAGCCAGGGAATAGCGTGAGAAGTCGACTTTACGCAGGGTCTGCGGATAGTCCTCCAGGCGCTTCAGCACGGCTATGATTTTGCCGGCATTGCGGTGATTGGCCAGCAGCAAAGGGGTATGGAAGATGCTGGTGGCTACCGGGCGGGGCTTGCCCTGCAAGTGGTCGAAGGCCAGGATGACCGCCCAGGCTCCTTCGACATAGTGGCCGCCGGCGGTGATTGTGAGTGCGCCTTCGCTTACTTGGCGCAGAGAGGTCGGGTTGATGTCATAGGAATTGACCCAGACATCACGGCCTGGCGTGCGCTGGTATTTCTCCAACGCCGCCAGGACGCCTACCGTCGTGCGGTAGTTGGCGGACCAAATGGCGTTGGTGTCAGGAAAGCGCTCCAACAGTCCCTTCGTGCGGCTTTCCGCGTCTTCAGCGCTCCAGTCTGTATACACCACCTGGTTAAGCGTGACGTCGTCGAATAATCCCACCGCCGTGCGCAACCCTTTCTCTCGGGCGATGGCCGGGCTGTCGGCGGCGAAGCCGTTGATGGCGATCATATTGACCCTGCGTCCTGAACTGCTGGCCCGGACATCGCGAATCAATGCGACAGTGATGGCGGTGGCGGAGCCGACGTCGTCCGGTAGTAACTGGGCGATCCAATGTTCGAAGCGCTGCTTGGGACTTCCCAGCTTGTCGGCGGCTTCTCCTTCGAGTCCGCTGTTATAGAGCACGCAAATCACCGGAGAGGTTTCGCAGAGCGGTATAAAGGTTGCCGCTGTCTGTAGAAAGTTCGGAAAAATGATGGCGTCGAACTTACGCCGCTCTTTCAGCAGGCGTTCGAACTGCCGCAGCATCAGGTGGCGGTCAGCGTCGCCGTCCAGCACATGCAGCTCCACATCCAGATCTTCCGCGGCGCTTTGCGCGAACAGCGCCACCCGGTTCCAAAACGGGGTGTCGTTGGGGATCAACAGGGCGAAGCGATATTGCGCAGCATTTACTGCGCCGCAATAAAACAGCATAGCCACCAATAACGACGCGCCTCTGATCACAGATGCCTCTCTATTTACACAGTTCTTGCAGTTCAAGCAGTTCAAGACAGGAATATGACAAAGTATCGTCTACCTCTGAAGAAAAGCCAAAGCGGTGGGGGGAGCTGGACGATCATGGCTCACTCAAATGGTGCGAGAAGCGCCGGGCGTAGTGCATGGCGCCGGTATAACTTGGTGCGTTAGGTGATTTTTGCTGGCGCCAAAAAGGTGCGTCGTTAAGGTGATTGAATATCAACTAAATGATTTAAATGATAAAAATCCGCCAATGGTATGAATGTTGGATTGATATGGTCAGTTCTTAACCTCGGAGCGGACCATGAAAGTCACGATAACGCTAAAGAATCTGGTGAAGGGTATTGTCCTGTCCTGTTGCGTAAGCGGCGCTTTTGCAGCGGAACTGGAGAAGGAAGATCTGAAGTTCGGTTTCATCAAGTTGACCGATATGGCGCCATTGGCGATTGCGCGGGAAAAAGGATTTTTTGAAGACGAAGGTTTGTTTGTCGAGCTGGAGGCTCAGGCTAACTGGAAAGTGCTGCTGGACCGGGTGATCACCGGTGAGTTGGACGGCGCGCATATGCTGGCGGGGCAACCGCTGGGCGCCACCATCGGCTTCGGTACACAAGCGCATATTATCACCGCCTTCAGCATGGACTTGAACGGCAACGGCATTACCGTATCCAACGACGTCTGGCGGGAAATGAAAAAGCATATCCCGATGGAGAACGGCAAACCCGTGCATCCTATCAAGGCGGATTATCTCAAGCCGGTTCTGGAGAAGTATCGGAACGAAGGCAAACCCTTCAAGATGGGCATGGTGTTTCCCGTTTCCACGCATAATTATGAACTGCGCTACTGGCTGGCGGCGGGCGGAATTCACCCGGGCTTTTACGCGCCTCACAGAGGAGATATCACCGGGCAGATCAAAGCCGACGCGCTGTTGTCGGTGACGCCGCCGCCGCAGATGCCGTCAACGTTGGAGGCGGGTACGATCTTCGGCTACTGCGTGGGCGAACCCTGGAACCAGCAGGCGGTCTTCAAAGGCATCGGCGTGCCCGTCATCACTGATTACGAGCTGTGGAAAAATAATCCCGAGAAAGTGTTCGGCGTTTCCAAAGAATGGGCGGATAAATATCCCAATACCCATATCGCCATCGTGAAAGCGATGATCCGTGCGGCCAAATGGCTGGATGAAAACAACAACGCCAATCGTCCGGAAGCGGTGAAAATCCTGTCTCAGTCGAATTACGTCG contains:
- a CDS encoding isoaspartyl peptidase/L-asparaginase family protein, with translation MTQPNRYAIAIHGGAGTLSKGMLTEDQENEVHAALRQAVIAGKQILAQGGTSLDAVEAAVRELENSEWFNAGKGSVYNYDGDHELDASIMDGATLKAGAVAGIRNSPNPVSVARAVMNKSKHVLLAGEGADRFAKAMGLPQVENSWFGTPMRHSQWRQAQDKAKPSLEPGAEDYKFGTVGAVAFDQAGNLAAATSTGGMTNKKYGRVGDSPLIGCGAYADNRSCAVSTTGHGEYFIRHVVAHEVCARYRYLGESLQQCARQVLFEELQPRGGEGGLIAIDHTGAVVLNFNTEGMYRGWSEDDGAVFTGIYGDDAVRPSKA
- a CDS encoding CmpA/NrtA family ABC transporter substrate-binding protein; the encoded protein is MKVTITLKNLVKGIVLSCCVSGAFAAELEKEDLKFGFIKLTDMAPLAIAREKGFFEDEGLFVELEAQANWKVLLDRVITGELDGAHMLAGQPLGATIGFGTQAHIITAFSMDLNGNGITVSNDVWREMKKHIPMENGKPVHPIKADYLKPVLEKYRNEGKPFKMGMVFPVSTHNYELRYWLAAGGIHPGFYAPHRGDITGQIKADALLSVTPPPQMPSTLEAGTIFGYCVGEPWNQQAVFKGIGVPVITDYELWKNNPEKVFGVSKEWADKYPNTHIAIVKAMIRAAKWLDENNNANRPEAVKILSQSNYVGADYEVIANSMTGAFEYEKGDKRALPDFNVFFRYHATYPYYSDAIWYLTQMRRWGQIPEAKPDSWYMETAKKVYRPDIYRKAAEALIAEGRMAKSDFPDFASEDGFRPPQDEFIDGVAYDGRKPNAYLASFSIGLKGDETVE
- a CDS encoding ABC transporter substrate-binding protein, whose protein sequence is MIRGASLLVAMLFYCGAVNAAQYRFALLIPNDTPFWNRVALFAQSAAEDLDVELHVLDGDADRHLMLRQFERLLKERRKFDAIIFPNFLQTAATFIPLCETSPVICVLYNSGLEGEAADKLGSPKQRFEHWIAQLLPDDVGSATAITVALIRDVRASSSGRRVNMIAINGFAADSPAIAREKGLRTAVGLFDDVTLNQVVYTDWSAEDAESRTKGLLERFPDTNAIWSANYRTTVGVLAALEKYQRTPGRDVWVNSYDINPTSLRQVSEGALTITAGGHYVEGAWAVILAFDHLQGKPRPVATSIFHTPLLLANHRNAGKIIAVLKRLEDYPQTLRKVDFSRYSLALNPAISAYNFSLESVIEQMALTNN